DNA sequence from the Oscillatoria sp. FACHB-1406 genome:
GTGAAGGCTGGTGCTATGAAGCAGAAACCTAAGTCGTAGCGTCCTCGTTTTTGAGGTCTCCTCAAAAATATGGACGGGCGCGTGAGGTTTAGGAATCCCCGCGCCTAAAGGCGCGGGGAGGATGTCAACAATCTTCAAGATTGCACTTAGAAACGCGCAGTTGAGCGTTGTTCGCTTAAATCTAACAAAAGTCGGAGCGAACGAGCGTTTGTTTTTGGAGTCGGCAATGCCCGCCCAGCGCAATCTTATCAGGAGTAAGGAATGGATGGGTTGGATTGAAAATCGAGAAGGTCGGTTCGGAGCGCGATCGCCTTGTTATCCTGAGATTAAACGCTTACTCCTGCTCCTTACTAAATCTTCATGAACGAACAACCAACCCGTATTTGCATTCTCGGTGGGGGCTTTGGCGGTCTTTATACCGCCCTGCGCTTAAACGAACTCCCCTGGGAACGCTCCCAAAGACCAGAAATTACGCTAATCGATCGCAGCGATCGCTTCTTATTTTCCCCCCTGTTGTACGAACTCGTCAGCGGCGAAATGCAAACCTGGGAAGTTGCCCCGCCTTTTGCCGAACTGCTCGAAGGCACCGCCATTAAATTCTGCCACGCCTGCGCCACGGAAATCGACCTCGAAGGCAAACAAATTCTCCTGGAAGGGGGAACAACCCTCCCTTACGATAAACTCGTCCTCTCCGTCGGCGGTAAAACTCCGCTCGACGTTCCCGGCGCGAAAGACTACGCCCTCCCCTTCCGTACCCTCGAGGATGCTTACCGCCTCCAAGCCCGCCTGCGCGACCTCGAAGCATCCGAACGCGATAAAATTCGCATTGCCATCGTCGGCGGCAGTTATAGTGGCGTAGAACTCGCCTGCAAGCTCGCCGACCGCCTCGGCGAACGCGGTCGTATTCGTATCATCGAGCGCTGTCCGGATATCTTGACCAATGCAGTAGAATTTAATCGTAAATCCGCTAAAACTGCTCTGGAAGCACGTCAAATCTGGCTGGATCTCGAAACCGACGTGCAATCGATCGACTCAGATGCGATCGCTTTGCTGTATAAAGGACAGGTAGACATCATCCCTGCGGATATTGTGTTGTGGACAGTCGGAACGACAGCCACCCCGCTGCTTGAAACGCTGCCCCTAAAACGCGAAACCCAAGGACGAGTCGTTATTGCACCCACCTTACAAGTTCTTGATTGCGACGGCGTATTTGCCCTCGGCGATTTAGCCGACTGTCGGGATGCCGTCGGTCAAAAAGTCCCTGCCACCGGTCAAAGTGCGATTCAGCAAGCCGATTATTGTGCTTGGAACCTGTGGGCATCTCTAACGGGTCGCCCTCTGTTGCCCTTCCGCTATCAGCCTCTCGGAGAAATGATGACTCTCGGAATCGAGAGTGCCACAGTTTCCGGGATGGGGATAAAATTGGACGGTTCTTTGGGATATCTGACCCGGCGACTGGCCTATCTTTATCGTCTCCCAACTCTCAAGCACCAGCTTGCAGTCGGCTTGAATTGGATAACCCAACCGCTGGCGGAGCTTTTGTCCCAGTAAGCGTTCACAAGAAGGCTCGATGGAAAAACCGCAAGTCATTTTTTTAGATGCTGTCGGAACGCTATTTGGCGTTCGCGGCAGCGTGGGGGAAATCTACGGCGAAATCGCCCGCGAGTTTGGCGTGGAGGCCGAAAGTGCCGCTTTAGAACGTGCCTTCTACCAAGTTTTTCAGGCGAGTAGCCCCTTAACCTTTCCCGGTGTCAGCGTAACTGAAGTTCCCCGACGCGAGTTTGAGTGGTGGTACGAAGTTTCGAGGCTTACGTTTGAGAAAGCGAATGCGCTGGAACAATTTTCAGATTTTCAGGCTTTCTTTACTCGCCTTTACGGACACTTCGCAACCCCTAAGCCCTGGCAGGTTTACCCGGATATTCTTCCCGCTCTCGAAAAGTGGAAGGAGCAACGGATTGAGTTAGGAATTATCTCGAACTTTGATTCTCGCATCCACGCTGTCTTGGAAGGATTGGAACTGAGAAAATATTTTCACAGTATTACCATCTCCTCGAGTCTCGGGGTTGCTAAGCCCGACCCGGCTATTTTTCATAAAGCTTTGGCTAAACACCAGTGCGAACCGAGTCGCGCTTGGCACGTCGGCGATAGCGTTAAAGAAGATTACGAAGGGGCAAAGGCTGCCGGACTGCACGGGATTTTGCTGGAACGGCAGCCCGTTCTCGTTTAAAACTCGGCCCGAGCGACTCGTCAATCCGAACAACGCGCCCCCTTTAAAGGGAACAGCCGCGCGAATCAATGGTGACACCGAGCGAGCATCGGCTATCCTTGAAGATAATTTATCTTTGACAGGGGAATGACGCTTTGGACAGAGCAAGCCATCAAAAGATACTCGGTTATTTCATTGAGGAAGCGAAAGAACACCTTGAAACCCTCGAACAAGGGTTAATGGAGTTGAATGTTGTGGTTCGCGACCCAGAACGCCTTAACGAGATGTTTCGCGCCGCCCACTCGATTAAAGGGGGTTCGGCGATGCTGGGCTATAACGAAATTCAGAAAACTGCCCATCGCCTCGAAGATTGCTTCAAGATTTTAAAAGATCATGAAGTCCCCGTCAATTCTAAGTTAGAACATTTATTCCTCGATGGGTATGAAGCATTAAACGATTTGTTGACAAAATTAGAAAGTCCTTCGGGACTCCCCGATGAGGAGGCAGAAAAGATTTCTAAGGCAGCAGAACCTTCGTTTGCCGAACTGCAACATTATCTGCTGACTTTGGTGGGGGTAGAAATTCCAGAACTCGAAGGAAGTGCTTCTTTGGGTGCTAGCGTAGCCTCCCGAACAAACGAATCCGTCCCGCAGGCCAGCATCGCCCAACAGCAGACTGTTCGCCCCGAATGGGAAGTTGCCGCCCAAATTCGGAAGATTCTGAAACAGATGTTAGAAGTTTTTAAACAAAAATCCAACGCTCAAACTCGCAAACAATTGCAGCAGTTCTGCGCGAGTTTAGCTAAGCTTGCTCCTCAAGAAAAGGGCTGGCAACTGTTAACGAAAAGCGCTTATCAAGCGATTGGAAATCCGAAATTCACTTACCGAGTTTTAGCTCCTGTTATTCTTAAAGAATTAAAATTGGGAAGCGATTGCATTGCTTTGGGGAAAGGAGAGGAAATTCAAACGAGCGCAAGCCTCAAGCAGATGGCAAAAGCCAACGTTCCTCAAATTCTCATTTCTGTAGATCCAAAGATTGCAGCTAAGACTCTCAAACAAACTTTTAATTCCCAACAGTTATCTCAACTCGTCCAACTTTTAAGCGTTTAAGGAACTAACGATTGTTAAATGCTGACTTTGTTTTACAATACCGTACAAATTTTAAAACCGATCTTGGTTCCTTTGTGCTTCGTCGTTGCTTGGACATTCTTTCTGCTTTTAGGGTGGTCGCTCTTTAGCAGTATTCGCGATGTCTTGCAACGGAGTAAAGTGATGCACGATATTCCCTGTACGAACTGCCAGTTTTTTACAAATGACTATCGATTAAAATGTACGGTTCGCCCACACATTGCGAATACCGAAAATGCGATCGGTTGTTTGGATTATCGCGGTAAAGAAAACCCGTTTTCTTTGTATTGATTGTTTTGAATGGAAGGCAGCGTTGAGTTACCTCGGTTGGGAAGAACGCGCGCCCATTTTACGAGATAAACGGTCGAAAGCAAGCGGCATTGGTAGCGGTTGCTGGTTTAACTGACGCTGCCGAACTGCATCTAAGCGTTGCAGGCTTTCGATCGCGGCTTTGCGGACTAAGGCACTGGATTCGCGCGCGAGCATGACCTGAATATACTCGATAACGGTTTCGCGATCGCTGGCGCTCAATTTTCCCTTGGCTGCCCGTTGTGCTAATTGTCGCACCGCGATCGCGCGTTTGAGGGGATCGTTATCGGTGAGTTCGCCTAACAGTCGCTCGAACCGATCTTCCCAATTTCCCTCGCGGCGATCGCAAATTTGCCAGCCCAGCAACACCAACGTCAGTATGGTTCCTAACCCTTGAAAGATCGCTCCAACGGCCAGCCAGCGATTTTCGCTTTCCGCCCACATCGAAGTCGCCGCGTAGGTCAGAAGTGCTGCAAAGCCGCCACTCCCAACGGCAAAGGCAAAGGGACGCTGAGAACTGCGTAAAAAGCGTTCGAGTTGCGATCGATAGGCTTGCCAACCGCCTTGCTGTAGCATATAAACCGCTAGCATTGCGCCCATCCCGATAGCCGTTGCTAGCAACAGTTTCCAATCCCAAACGATTAAAAGAGCTAAACCCAATCCACCAAAAAGCCAACGCTGCGAACCTCGCAAAGTGGAAAAAAGACCATTCAAACCGCGCAGGACTCGGCGTTCTAACTTCAAATCTGCGAGTCTGCGAGCGAGGTCAACGGATTGCTTTTGCCAAAAGGACGCTTGTGCCACTGGAATTCCTAGACGCTGTAACGGTTTACGAGTCGGGTTCGCCTGCTCCTACGATATAGCATACAAGCTTGAGGCAGTTTGTAAACAGCGAATAGGAGTCGGTTCAAAAGGCTGTAGGAACAGGCTTGCCGACAGTCTTTAATCCAACCCCAACAAAATCGTTGCAGGGGCGGGTTCGCTCTAACGGGTATCAAACCGAGAAAAACCCGCCTCGTCCTTTAACAGCGATTATACGCCCGGACCCATGCCGATAGTTCCAGCATAAACCGCGCGATCGCCGAGTTCTTCCTCGATCCGCAACAGGCGATTGTACTTCGCAACCCGTTCGCTACGACACAGAGAACCCGTTTTAATTTGTCCGGCGCGCGTCGCGACGGCTAAATCGGCAATTGTCGTATCTTCGGTTTCCCCGGAACGGTGGGAAATGACGCAGCGGAATTGATGGCGCTTCGCTAAATCGATGGTTTCCAACGTTTCCGTCAGCGTGCCGATTTGATTGAGTTTAATCAAAATCGCATTGCCCGCCCGTAAATCGATTCCTTTTTGCAAGCGCGTCGGATTGGTAACAAACAAGTCATCGCCGACTAACTGAATTTTGCTGCCCAACTTTTCGTTCAGCAATTTCCAATTGTCCCAATCTTCTTCGTGTAAACCATCTTCAATAGAAACAATGGGATATTTATCGACTAATTTGCCCAAATAGTCGATAAAATCAGCCGGACTGTGGGGACTGCCATCGTAAACGTACTGCCCCTCTTTGTAAAACTCGCTGGCAGCAACATCCATCGCCAGAGAAACTTCTTCGCCCGGTTTGTAACCCGCTTTTTCAATCGCTGCAACCAGAATTTCTAATGCTTCTTCATTAGATTTCAGGTTGGGCGCGTAACCGCCTTCATCGCCAACACCGCCTAAAAGTCCTTCGCTGGCCAAAACTTTGCTGAGGGTGGCGAAGACTTCCGCGCCCCAGCGCAAAGCTTCGGCAAAAGTAGGCGCGCCGCCCGGAACGATCATGAACTCTTGGAAATCGACGTTATTGGCTGCATGAGCGCCGCCGTTAATCACGTTCATGAGGGGAACGGGCAAAACGTTGGCTAAGGGGCCGCCGAGGTAACGATAGAGGGGAATTTGCAGTTCGCCAGCAGCGGCTTTTGCAGTAGCGAGAGAGACTGCAAGAATGGCATTTGCACCCAGTTCGGACTTATTAGCAGAACCGTCGCACTCCATCATCGCGCGATCGATCGCGATTTGATCGAAAGCATCCATATCCAGCAATTGCCGCTCGATTTTTTCGCGAATATTGCGAACCGCTTTGAGAACGCCTTTACCGCCGTAACGATGCTCGTCGTCGCGCAGTTCGTGAGCTTCAAACGTTCCGGTAGATGCGCCGCTAGGGACTTGGGCGAGGCCGACAACGCCGCTTTCTAAGCGAACTTCCGCTTCTACAGTCGGCCGTCCTCGAGAATCGAGAATTTCCCGGCCCGCGATCGCTTCAATGATAGCTTCTGTCTTCTCTAACACAAATGCTTCCTCGCTGTTAATTAAAAGTTCGATCCCGTTACAGGATAAAGCCTCAAGGCTCGAAAGAACGTTTATTTAAGCATATTTTTGAGTCCGAGTGAGGGGGGGATGGCGCTCCGGTCGTAGTTTAATATCGTTCGAGGAACTCGCGCAACACTGCCAGCGCTTCCGGGGAAATTTCGTGTCCCATATCGAACTCGCTGTACTCCACCGTTACTCCCGCCGCTTCTAGCTTCTGTTTGGCTTCCCGCGCGAGGGAAATGGGAACGACATAATCTTGCCGCCCGTGAAGAGAAAGAACTGGCGGCGGTTGTTTGCCCGGTTGGGGTGCGGAATGCAAATAACCGCTCAAGCAGCACAATCCTGCTAACGGCAGTTGCAGCCCGACATCGAGCGTCATTGCGCCGCCTTGGGAAAAACCCGCCAAAATGGTTCGAGCGAGGGGAATTCCAGTCGTGGTTTCTAAGGAAAGCAGCCAATTGGTTAAAAGTTGGCGACTCTCGTCTAAGCCTGCATAACCCGACCGTTCCAGCGCATACCACGCCCGTCCTCCGGCGATTTGCGGGTGCGAAAATGGCGCTTCGGGAAATATCATTTCCATGTCGGGGAGATTGAGAAAGGGCGCGAGGGAGGCTAAATCGCGGGAGTTTGCACCCCAACCGTGCAGGGCGACGAATAGGTGAGTGGCGGATTTGCCACTTTTGGGTGCGAGGGAAATTGATTCGAGAGCCATTTGTGTATTAGTAAACAGTTATTAGTTTTTAGGGGGCGGGTTATCAGCAGCGACTTAATGGAGTTGGGTTGCTGAAATCCTTACCCTCAACTCGTCTGCCCATCCCTTGCTTATTTCAGGAGATTGCGGGGTGGAATGGCGCGACCTTCATAAAACTTGCGCTCCAAACGCGCTAAGCTCAACCAAGCTGCTGCCAGTCCTAAACTCAGCGCTGTGAGGGAAATTGAGAGTGCGGTGCTTAAATAAATGGCGACCAGGGGGAGACAAATCCACGCGATCGCGCCGACAATGGCACACCACAAGCGTAACTGTTGAATGCGTTGCAGCGCGCCCCGACAACTGGCACATTTTTCAGTATGAGAATGGTAGCGATCGAGGAGTTGTTCCGGCGCTTTGGGCGGCGAAAAACTTTCCGTTGGGAAGGGATCGGCTTGATAGCGGTTGACCCAATTGCGAAATTCGGTTACAAAGCGATCGGCTTTGGTGGGTAAATAAAAGGCTCGATTAAAGTTAGTGCTGCCGCCTCTTTTTTCTAAGTAACGTTCTTGGAAATACAAGAAGATTTGATCGTCTTCGAGAATTGCATTTTGACCGATATGAGAATACCAACGCGGCGTTATTTTGAAAATTAATGCTGGGAATTTTGAGGGAAATTTAAAGGGAAAACGCGCAAAAATTCGACATTCTCCTTTACGAATTGGAGTGGCATAAACGACGGTGAGCGTTCTGCCGAATTGCTTTGAGGTTAAG
Encoded proteins:
- a CDS encoding NAD(P)/FAD-dependent oxidoreductase; protein product: MNEQPTRICILGGGFGGLYTALRLNELPWERSQRPEITLIDRSDRFLFSPLLYELVSGEMQTWEVAPPFAELLEGTAIKFCHACATEIDLEGKQILLEGGTTLPYDKLVLSVGGKTPLDVPGAKDYALPFRTLEDAYRLQARLRDLEASERDKIRIAIVGGSYSGVELACKLADRLGERGRIRIIERCPDILTNAVEFNRKSAKTALEARQIWLDLETDVQSIDSDAIALLYKGQVDIIPADIVLWTVGTTATPLLETLPLKRETQGRVVIAPTLQVLDCDGVFALGDLADCRDAVGQKVPATGQSAIQQADYCAWNLWASLTGRPLLPFRYQPLGEMMTLGIESATVSGMGIKLDGSLGYLTRRLAYLYRLPTLKHQLAVGLNWITQPLAELLSQ
- a CDS encoding HAD family hydrolase, which codes for MEKPQVIFLDAVGTLFGVRGSVGEIYGEIAREFGVEAESAALERAFYQVFQASSPLTFPGVSVTEVPRREFEWWYEVSRLTFEKANALEQFSDFQAFFTRLYGHFATPKPWQVYPDILPALEKWKEQRIELGIISNFDSRIHAVLEGLELRKYFHSITISSSLGVAKPDPAIFHKALAKHQCEPSRAWHVGDSVKEDYEGAKAAGLHGILLERQPVLV
- a CDS encoding Hpt domain-containing protein, which produces MDRASHQKILGYFIEEAKEHLETLEQGLMELNVVVRDPERLNEMFRAAHSIKGGSAMLGYNEIQKTAHRLEDCFKILKDHEVPVNSKLEHLFLDGYEALNDLLTKLESPSGLPDEEAEKISKAAEPSFAELQHYLLTLVGVEIPELEGSASLGASVASRTNESVPQASIAQQQTVRPEWEVAAQIRKILKQMLEVFKQKSNAQTRKQLQQFCASLAKLAPQEKGWQLLTKSAYQAIGNPKFTYRVLAPVILKELKLGSDCIALGKGEEIQTSASLKQMAKANVPQILISVDPKIAAKTLKQTFNSQQLSQLVQLLSV
- a CDS encoding ATP synthase subunit I, whose translation is MAQASFWQKQSVDLARRLADLKLERRVLRGLNGLFSTLRGSQRWLFGGLGLALLIVWDWKLLLATAIGMGAMLAVYMLQQGGWQAYRSQLERFLRSSQRPFAFAVGSGGFAALLTYAATSMWAESENRWLAVGAIFQGLGTILTLVLLGWQICDRREGNWEDRFERLLGELTDNDPLKRAIAVRQLAQRAAKGKLSASDRETVIEYIQVMLARESSALVRKAAIESLQRLDAVRQRQLNQQPLPMPLAFDRLSRKMGARSSQPR
- the eno gene encoding phosphopyruvate hydratase, which encodes MLEKTEAIIEAIAGREILDSRGRPTVEAEVRLESGVVGLAQVPSGASTGTFEAHELRDDEHRYGGKGVLKAVRNIREKIERQLLDMDAFDQIAIDRAMMECDGSANKSELGANAILAVSLATAKAAAGELQIPLYRYLGGPLANVLPVPLMNVINGGAHAANNVDFQEFMIVPGGAPTFAEALRWGAEVFATLSKVLASEGLLGGVGDEGGYAPNLKSNEEALEILVAAIEKAGYKPGEEVSLAMDVAASEFYKEGQYVYDGSPHSPADFIDYLGKLVDKYPIVSIEDGLHEEDWDNWKLLNEKLGSKIQLVGDDLFVTNPTRLQKGIDLRAGNAILIKLNQIGTLTETLETIDLAKRHQFRCVISHRSGETEDTTIADLAVATRAGQIKTGSLCRSERVAKYNRLLRIEEELGDRAVYAGTIGMGPGV
- a CDS encoding alpha/beta hydrolase, coding for MALESISLAPKSGKSATHLFVALHGWGANSRDLASLAPFLNLPDMEMIFPEAPFSHPQIAGGRAWYALERSGYAGLDESRQLLTNWLLSLETTTGIPLARTILAGFSQGGAMTLDVGLQLPLAGLCCLSGYLHSAPQPGKQPPPVLSLHGRQDYVVPISLAREAKQKLEAAGVTVEYSEFDMGHEISPEALAVLREFLERY